The proteins below come from a single Papaver somniferum cultivar HN1 chromosome 11, ASM357369v1, whole genome shotgun sequence genomic window:
- the LOC113324488 gene encoding uncharacterized protein LOC113324488, with product MTDPNEPTKDREKSIANNEEHEHEEHEEYDTADVGGGGDSDNQTLEQMDPIRARKRIRSKVDIPEDRYYEQEDSSFDGDISAITDALLSKMIEKVISKKRSIEEKIDRLHRGARAPFKLNIREFRPPMNFQVPKLPEFDEKTDDPNKHVLHYETAMTPWQYNDELMCKMFPQSLTGGAITWFNQLPSQSIGTYHKLVDKFCSHYKYNRRDRKGCHALFLLGIRKEKSIRQFTRRFKQELADVVGANDQVVIVSYKQAYQYDQRGVYGSLVKRPPKTLEELYDQAEEYARVEDDSKARETREVNKSSNHPNDGKKDKSKNRSSGQHNDQGGVREKNQGERMETGYQKYHDMKLIPLNIRITELYEEISKDLRPPRPLPAETRDKRDKSKYYRSPANDRAGKLQEYVKKNFGKGSGQFGATHVINVSHSMIHSMTRRASEDETRMKLRQLKEWYVTNHIDFVSGNEAEILELECKKIEFSEEDMIGVYAPHNDDIFITAWIGMFRVHRILVDTGSSVSFQKSIPV from the exons ATGACTGATCCTAATGAACCCACGAAAGATCGAGAAAAATCTATTGCAAACAACGAAGAACACgaacacgaagaacatgaagAGTATGACACCGCTgatgtaggtggtggtggtgattctgaTAATCAAACTCTCGAGCAAATGGACCCAATTAG AGCTAGAAAAAGAATAAGATCCAAAGTTGATATTCCAGAGGATCGGTACTATGAGCAGGAAGACAGTTCCTTTGATGGCGACATAAGCGCAATAACGGATGCTCTCCTCTCAAAGATGATCGAGAAAGTAATTTCGAAAAAGCGCTCCATAGAGGAAAAGATAGACAGGTTGCATCGAGGCGCAAGAGCTCCTTTCAAACTGAATATCAGAGAATTCCGGCCGCCAATGAATTTTCAAGTTCCCAAGCTGCCAGAATTTGATGAGAAAACAGATGATCCAAATAAGCATGTTTTACACTATGAAACTGCCATGACTCCGTGGCAGTACAACGATGAGTTGATGTGCAAGATGTTTCCACAGTCACTGACTGGTGGAGCAATAACGTGGTTCAATCAGCTCCCGTCACAGTCGATCGGGACTTACCATAAGCTGGTTGACAAGTTCTGCTCTCACTACAAATACAACAGACGTGATCGGAAGGGATGCCACGCATTGTTCCTTCTAGGAATTCGGAAGGAGAAAAGTATCAGACAGTTTACTCGACGCTTCAAGCAAGAGTTGGCCGATGTGGTTGGTGCCAACGATCAAGTCGTCATCGTATCTTACAAACAGGCATACCAGTATGATCAGAGAGGTGTATACGGTTCCTTGGTCAAGAGACCACCAAAGACTCTGGAAGAACTGTATGATCAAGCAGAAGAATACGCTCGAGTAGAGGATGATTCCAAAGCTCGAGAGACAAGAGAAGTTAACAAGTCATCCAATCATCCAAATGATGGGAAGAAAGACAAGTCAAAGAACCGTTCGAGTGGACAGCATAACGATCAAGGTGGAGTTCGAGAGAAAAACCAAGGGGAACGAATGGAAACCGGATATCAGAAATATCATGATATGAAGCTGATACCGTTGAACATACGGATTACAGAGTTGTATGAGGAAATAAGCAAGGATTTGAGACCCCCTCGGCCTTTGCCAGCGGAGACACGTGATAAACGTGATAAGAGCAAATACT ATCGAAGTCCAGCGAATGATAGAGCTGGAAAGCTACAAGAGTACGTGAAAAAGAATTTTGGGAAAGGTTCGGGACAATTTGGCGCAACACATGTGATTAATGTCAGTCATTCCATGATCCATTCAATGACCAGACGGGCATCGGAAGATGAGACTAGGATGAAACTCAGGCAGTTAAAGGAATGGTACGTGACAAATCACATTGATTTTGTCAGTGGAAATGAAGCAGAAATTCTGGAGCTTGAATGCAAAAAGATCGAGTTTTCTGAAGAAGACATGATAGGCGTATATGCTCCCCACAATGATGATATTTTTATAACAGCTTGGATTGGCATGTTCCGTGTACACCGTATTCTAGTGGATACAGGAAGCTCAGTGAGTTTTCAGAAGTCTATTCCAGTATGA
- the LOC113324489 gene encoding uncharacterized protein LOC113324489, with the protein MPFGLSNALATFQSLLNHIFRPYLRKFVLVFFDDILIYSKNMSEHLEHLSAVFEVLRQHQLFVKQSKCTFAQQSIGYLGHVISSQGVAVENEKIQSILSWPIPTTIKALRGFLGLAGYYRKFVKDFGKICAPLTQLLKKDAFTWTEDATKAFRLLQ; encoded by the coding sequence ATGCCGTTTGGACTTTCAAATGCACTAGCCACATTTCAGAGTTTGCTGAATCATATTTTCAGGCCTTACTTAAGAAAGTTTGTTCTGGTGTTTTTCGATGATATACTAATCTATAGTAAGAACATGTCGGAACATTTGGAGCACTTATCTGCAGTTTTTGAAGTTTTACGACAACATCAATTGTTTGTTAAGCAATCGAAATGTACATTTGCTCAACAGTCAATTGGATATCTTGGCCATGTGATTTCATCTCAAGGAGTAGCAGTCGAAAATGAGAAGATACAAAGCATTTTATCTTGGCCTATCCCAACTACAATTAAAGCATTAAGAGGATTCTTAGGCTTAGCTGGATATTATAGGAAATTTGTCAAAGATTTTGGCAAAATTTGTGCACCTTTAACTCAATTATTAAAAAAGGATGCATTCACTTGGACTGAAGATGCAACTAAAGCTTTTCGCCTGCTCCAATAA